A stretch of the Hippocampus zosterae strain Florida chromosome 16, ASM2543408v3, whole genome shotgun sequence genome encodes the following:
- the mepcea gene encoding 7SK snRNA methylphosphate capping enzyme isoform X3, with protein MVSTLRTALEKIQYTFPCPNRLWKSIAMSVDEDTVKTASPQASSTSSLQISECSGSFSTASVLAEGAAVAASDLAASCPVPGTAASPKHTSTVDALSHSHGGGPRSKGNETSINRRNSFHHGKQHQQTRVAKRRNTSSFNFKHPTSGKRRRRVNSESDSVLPTNFLLGGNIFDPLNLNSLQDEEVNRALNAETPKSSPLPAKSRDPVEILIPRDITDPLNLNSCIGDSSFLVSPLKSGGRRRHRNRHHGGSFSSQLHLCESGKNEVKTGESVSLPGTVTRSNLEVSKASDRVSGGEGDSRVLPADDSSNLKEEATSISMEDSTSSAQGGIVQHISRRKRRRNSGKMDPPVTHSTPVAKSASGEQNHKPGGSKNSFHTPRSGSKSAPGGRQHQHAHNQARDQQKKKFQYGNYNKYYGYRNPSANEDPRVHVFRPEWFEGKRVLDLGCNSGHLTLYIAKMLRPARILGLDIDNGLVHAARKNIRHYLSEMETQEARRAMQEGDTSCDGEQRHTESRENGDTLKGESGLAKEADDKDSCGTEQISRGPIAAPPLNESSTAKPGEFPANVSFIKANYVLQNDNLLVTQRPEYDVILCLSVTKWVHLNWGDSGLKRLFKRVYRHLHPGGLFILEPQPWQSYIKRKKLTDTINRNFHSIRLKPDQFSSYLTNEVGFTSCEFLGTPKSLSRGFQRPIYLFHK; from the exons ATGGTGTCCACACTCCGGACTGCGCTCGAAAAG ATCCAATACACGTTTCCATGTCCAAACCGGCTCTGGAAATCAATCGCAATGTCCGTTGACGAAGACACTGTAAAAACCGCTAGCCCACAGGCTAGCTCAACTTCATCGTTGCAGATTTCAGAATGTTCTGGAAGTTTTAGCACCGCTTCAGTTTTAGCGGAAGGTGCAGCCGTGGCCGCCTCAGACTTGGCTGCTTCTTGCCCAGTCCCCGGCACCGCCGCCTCACCAAAGCACACCAGCACAGTTGACGCTCTGAGCCACTCTCATGGCGGTGGGCCAAGATCCAAAGGGAACGAGACAAGCATCAATCGCAGAAATAGCTTCCACCACGGCAAACAGCATCAACAAACGAGAGTGGCGAAGCGTCGCAACACATCAAGCTTTAATTTCAAGCATCCCACCTCTGGTAAAAGGAGACGGCGGGTAAACTCAGAAAGTGACTCTGTCTTGCCAACTAACTTTCTCCTGGGAGGGAATATTTTTGACCCATTAAATCTCAACAGCCTGCAGGATGAGGAGGTCAACCGGGCGCTGAATGCAGAAACCCCCAAATCGTCCCCGTTGCCGGCAAAGAGTCGAGATCCCGTGGAGATCCTCATCCCCAGGGACATCACAGATCCTCTCAATCTTAACAGCTGCATCGGGGACAGCAGCTTTTTGGTGTCCCCCTTAAAAAGCGGCGGAAGGCGAAGGCATCGCAACAGACATCACGGTGGCAGCTTTTCATCCCAGTTACACCTTTGCGAATCTGGAAAAAACGAGGTCAAAACTGGAGAGTCTGTGTCACTTCCTGGTACGGTAACTCGTTCTAATCTGGAAGTCTCGAAAGCGTCAGACAGAGTCTCTGGTGGCGAGGGAGATTCTCGTGTCCTCCCTGCAGACGATTCGTCCAACTTGAAGGAAGAAGCCACCTCCATATCTATGGAGGATTCCACTTCCTCCGCTCAGGGGGGGATTGTCCAGCACATAAGCAGGCGCAAGCGGAGGCGCAACTCTGGCAAAATGGACCCCCCTGTGACTCATTCTACCCCTGTAGCGAAATCTGCATCGGGTGAGCAAAATCATAAACCTGGGGGATCCAAAAATTCCTTCCACACGCCCAGGAGTGGATCCAAATCTGCTCCGGGAGGTCGTCAGCACCAGCATGCGCACAACCAGGCCAGGGACCAACAGAAAAAGAAGTTCCAGTATGGCAACTACAACAAATATTACGGTTACCGCAACCCAAGTGCAAATGAAGACCCCCGGGTGCACGTCTTTCGCCCAGAGTGGTTTGAAGGTAAACGCGTGCTCGATTTAGGCTGCAACTCGGGCCACCTCACCCTCTACATTGCAAAAATGCTGCGGCCAGCCCGCATATTGGGATTGGACATTGACAACGGGCTGGTGCACGCCGCCCGCAAGAACATCAGGCATTACCTCTCCGAGATGGAGACGCAAGAGGCCAGGCGGGCgatgcaggagggggacaccagCTGCGATGGTGAGCAGAGGCACACGGAGAGCAGGGAAAACGGCGACACACTCAAAGGGGAAAGCGGCCTCGCGAAGGAGGCGGACGACAAGGACTCTTGTGGCACGGAACAG ATCTCCCGGGGGCCCATTGCTGCACCTCCTCTTAACGAATCCTCCACCGCAAAGCCAGGGGAGTTCCCCGCCAATGTGTCCTTCATCAAG GCCAATTATGTGCTGCAGAACGACAACCTGCTCGTGACCCAGCGGCCCGAGTACGACGTGATCCTGTGTCTGAGCGTCACCAAATGGGTTCACCTGAACTGGGGGGACAGCGGCCTCAAGCGCCTCTTCAAGAGAGTCTACCGACATCTTCATCCCGGAGGCCTCTTCATCCTCGAGCCGCAGCCCTGGCAATCCTACATCAAGAGGAAGAAGCTGACG GATACCATAAACAGAAATTTTCACAGCATTCGCCTCAAGCCCGATCAGTTTTCCTCCTATCTCACTAATGAAGTGGGCTTCACCAGTTGCGAGTTCCTCGGAACGCCGAAAAGTTTAAGCAGAG GTTTTCAGAGGCCAATCTACTTGTTTCACAAATGA
- the mepcea gene encoding 7SK snRNA methylphosphate capping enzyme isoform X1 yields MVSTLRTALEKIQYTFPCPNRLWKSIAMSVDEDTVKTASPQASSTSSLQISECSGSFSTASVLAEGAAVAASDLAASCPVPGTAASPKHTSTVDALSHSHGGGPRSKGNETSINRRNSFHHGKQHQQTRVAKRRNTSSFNFKHPTSGKRRRRVNSESDSVLPTNFLLGGNIFDPLNLNSLQDEEVNRALNAETPKSSPLPAKSRDPVEILIPRDITDPLNLNSCIGDSSFLVSPLKSGGRRRHRNRHHGGSFSSQLHLCESGKNEVKTGESVSLPGTVTRSNLEVSKASDRVSGGEGDSRVLPADDSSNLKEEATSISMEDSTSSAQGGIVQHISRRKRRRNSGKMDPPVTHSTPVAKSASGEQNHKPGGSKNSFHTPRSGSKSAPGGRQHQHAHNQARDQQKKKFQYGNYNKYYGYRNPSANEDPRVHVFRPEWFEGKRVLDLGCNSGHLTLYIAKMLRPARILGLDIDNGLVHAARKNIRHYLSEMETQEARRAMQEGDTSCDGEQRHTESRENGDTLKGESGLAKEADDKDSCGTEQVKARRQDGKIEKMEHVGSDQPGSCSFPLSLQISRGPIAAPPLNESSTAKPGEFPANVSFIKANYVLQNDNLLVTQRPEYDVILCLSVTKWVHLNWGDSGLKRLFKRVYRHLHPGGLFILEPQPWQSYIKRKKLTDTINRNFHSIRLKPDQFSSYLTNEVGFTSCEFLGTPKSLSRGFQRPIYLFHK; encoded by the exons ATGGTGTCCACACTCCGGACTGCGCTCGAAAAG ATCCAATACACGTTTCCATGTCCAAACCGGCTCTGGAAATCAATCGCAATGTCCGTTGACGAAGACACTGTAAAAACCGCTAGCCCACAGGCTAGCTCAACTTCATCGTTGCAGATTTCAGAATGTTCTGGAAGTTTTAGCACCGCTTCAGTTTTAGCGGAAGGTGCAGCCGTGGCCGCCTCAGACTTGGCTGCTTCTTGCCCAGTCCCCGGCACCGCCGCCTCACCAAAGCACACCAGCACAGTTGACGCTCTGAGCCACTCTCATGGCGGTGGGCCAAGATCCAAAGGGAACGAGACAAGCATCAATCGCAGAAATAGCTTCCACCACGGCAAACAGCATCAACAAACGAGAGTGGCGAAGCGTCGCAACACATCAAGCTTTAATTTCAAGCATCCCACCTCTGGTAAAAGGAGACGGCGGGTAAACTCAGAAAGTGACTCTGTCTTGCCAACTAACTTTCTCCTGGGAGGGAATATTTTTGACCCATTAAATCTCAACAGCCTGCAGGATGAGGAGGTCAACCGGGCGCTGAATGCAGAAACCCCCAAATCGTCCCCGTTGCCGGCAAAGAGTCGAGATCCCGTGGAGATCCTCATCCCCAGGGACATCACAGATCCTCTCAATCTTAACAGCTGCATCGGGGACAGCAGCTTTTTGGTGTCCCCCTTAAAAAGCGGCGGAAGGCGAAGGCATCGCAACAGACATCACGGTGGCAGCTTTTCATCCCAGTTACACCTTTGCGAATCTGGAAAAAACGAGGTCAAAACTGGAGAGTCTGTGTCACTTCCTGGTACGGTAACTCGTTCTAATCTGGAAGTCTCGAAAGCGTCAGACAGAGTCTCTGGTGGCGAGGGAGATTCTCGTGTCCTCCCTGCAGACGATTCGTCCAACTTGAAGGAAGAAGCCACCTCCATATCTATGGAGGATTCCACTTCCTCCGCTCAGGGGGGGATTGTCCAGCACATAAGCAGGCGCAAGCGGAGGCGCAACTCTGGCAAAATGGACCCCCCTGTGACTCATTCTACCCCTGTAGCGAAATCTGCATCGGGTGAGCAAAATCATAAACCTGGGGGATCCAAAAATTCCTTCCACACGCCCAGGAGTGGATCCAAATCTGCTCCGGGAGGTCGTCAGCACCAGCATGCGCACAACCAGGCCAGGGACCAACAGAAAAAGAAGTTCCAGTATGGCAACTACAACAAATATTACGGTTACCGCAACCCAAGTGCAAATGAAGACCCCCGGGTGCACGTCTTTCGCCCAGAGTGGTTTGAAGGTAAACGCGTGCTCGATTTAGGCTGCAACTCGGGCCACCTCACCCTCTACATTGCAAAAATGCTGCGGCCAGCCCGCATATTGGGATTGGACATTGACAACGGGCTGGTGCACGCCGCCCGCAAGAACATCAGGCATTACCTCTCCGAGATGGAGACGCAAGAGGCCAGGCGGGCgatgcaggagggggacaccagCTGCGATGGTGAGCAGAGGCACACGGAGAGCAGGGAAAACGGCGACACACTCAAAGGGGAAAGCGGCCTCGCGAAGGAGGCGGACGACAAGGACTCTTGTGGCACGGAACAGGTCAAGGCTCGGAGACAAGATggcaaaatagaaaaaatggAGCACGTGGGTAGCGATCAGCCCGGGAGCTGCTCTTTCCCTCTGTCACTGCAGATCTCCCGGGGGCCCATTGCTGCACCTCCTCTTAACGAATCCTCCACCGCAAAGCCAGGGGAGTTCCCCGCCAATGTGTCCTTCATCAAG GCCAATTATGTGCTGCAGAACGACAACCTGCTCGTGACCCAGCGGCCCGAGTACGACGTGATCCTGTGTCTGAGCGTCACCAAATGGGTTCACCTGAACTGGGGGGACAGCGGCCTCAAGCGCCTCTTCAAGAGAGTCTACCGACATCTTCATCCCGGAGGCCTCTTCATCCTCGAGCCGCAGCCCTGGCAATCCTACATCAAGAGGAAGAAGCTGACG GATACCATAAACAGAAATTTTCACAGCATTCGCCTCAAGCCCGATCAGTTTTCCTCCTATCTCACTAATGAAGTGGGCTTCACCAGTTGCGAGTTCCTCGGAACGCCGAAAAGTTTAAGCAGAG GTTTTCAGAGGCCAATCTACTTGTTTCACAAATGA
- the mepcea gene encoding 7SK snRNA methylphosphate capping enzyme isoform X2 has protein sequence MSVDEDTVKTASPQASSTSSLQISECSGSFSTASVLAEGAAVAASDLAASCPVPGTAASPKHTSTVDALSHSHGGGPRSKGNETSINRRNSFHHGKQHQQTRVAKRRNTSSFNFKHPTSGKRRRRVNSESDSVLPTNFLLGGNIFDPLNLNSLQDEEVNRALNAETPKSSPLPAKSRDPVEILIPRDITDPLNLNSCIGDSSFLVSPLKSGGRRRHRNRHHGGSFSSQLHLCESGKNEVKTGESVSLPGTVTRSNLEVSKASDRVSGGEGDSRVLPADDSSNLKEEATSISMEDSTSSAQGGIVQHISRRKRRRNSGKMDPPVTHSTPVAKSASGEQNHKPGGSKNSFHTPRSGSKSAPGGRQHQHAHNQARDQQKKKFQYGNYNKYYGYRNPSANEDPRVHVFRPEWFEGKRVLDLGCNSGHLTLYIAKMLRPARILGLDIDNGLVHAARKNIRHYLSEMETQEARRAMQEGDTSCDGEQRHTESRENGDTLKGESGLAKEADDKDSCGTEQVKARRQDGKIEKMEHVGSDQPGSCSFPLSLQISRGPIAAPPLNESSTAKPGEFPANVSFIKANYVLQNDNLLVTQRPEYDVILCLSVTKWVHLNWGDSGLKRLFKRVYRHLHPGGLFILEPQPWQSYIKRKKLTDTINRNFHSIRLKPDQFSSYLTNEVGFTSCEFLGTPKSLSRGFQRPIYLFHK, from the exons ATGTCCGTTGACGAAGACACTGTAAAAACCGCTAGCCCACAGGCTAGCTCAACTTCATCGTTGCAGATTTCAGAATGTTCTGGAAGTTTTAGCACCGCTTCAGTTTTAGCGGAAGGTGCAGCCGTGGCCGCCTCAGACTTGGCTGCTTCTTGCCCAGTCCCCGGCACCGCCGCCTCACCAAAGCACACCAGCACAGTTGACGCTCTGAGCCACTCTCATGGCGGTGGGCCAAGATCCAAAGGGAACGAGACAAGCATCAATCGCAGAAATAGCTTCCACCACGGCAAACAGCATCAACAAACGAGAGTGGCGAAGCGTCGCAACACATCAAGCTTTAATTTCAAGCATCCCACCTCTGGTAAAAGGAGACGGCGGGTAAACTCAGAAAGTGACTCTGTCTTGCCAACTAACTTTCTCCTGGGAGGGAATATTTTTGACCCATTAAATCTCAACAGCCTGCAGGATGAGGAGGTCAACCGGGCGCTGAATGCAGAAACCCCCAAATCGTCCCCGTTGCCGGCAAAGAGTCGAGATCCCGTGGAGATCCTCATCCCCAGGGACATCACAGATCCTCTCAATCTTAACAGCTGCATCGGGGACAGCAGCTTTTTGGTGTCCCCCTTAAAAAGCGGCGGAAGGCGAAGGCATCGCAACAGACATCACGGTGGCAGCTTTTCATCCCAGTTACACCTTTGCGAATCTGGAAAAAACGAGGTCAAAACTGGAGAGTCTGTGTCACTTCCTGGTACGGTAACTCGTTCTAATCTGGAAGTCTCGAAAGCGTCAGACAGAGTCTCTGGTGGCGAGGGAGATTCTCGTGTCCTCCCTGCAGACGATTCGTCCAACTTGAAGGAAGAAGCCACCTCCATATCTATGGAGGATTCCACTTCCTCCGCTCAGGGGGGGATTGTCCAGCACATAAGCAGGCGCAAGCGGAGGCGCAACTCTGGCAAAATGGACCCCCCTGTGACTCATTCTACCCCTGTAGCGAAATCTGCATCGGGTGAGCAAAATCATAAACCTGGGGGATCCAAAAATTCCTTCCACACGCCCAGGAGTGGATCCAAATCTGCTCCGGGAGGTCGTCAGCACCAGCATGCGCACAACCAGGCCAGGGACCAACAGAAAAAGAAGTTCCAGTATGGCAACTACAACAAATATTACGGTTACCGCAACCCAAGTGCAAATGAAGACCCCCGGGTGCACGTCTTTCGCCCAGAGTGGTTTGAAGGTAAACGCGTGCTCGATTTAGGCTGCAACTCGGGCCACCTCACCCTCTACATTGCAAAAATGCTGCGGCCAGCCCGCATATTGGGATTGGACATTGACAACGGGCTGGTGCACGCCGCCCGCAAGAACATCAGGCATTACCTCTCCGAGATGGAGACGCAAGAGGCCAGGCGGGCgatgcaggagggggacaccagCTGCGATGGTGAGCAGAGGCACACGGAGAGCAGGGAAAACGGCGACACACTCAAAGGGGAAAGCGGCCTCGCGAAGGAGGCGGACGACAAGGACTCTTGTGGCACGGAACAGGTCAAGGCTCGGAGACAAGATggcaaaatagaaaaaatggAGCACGTGGGTAGCGATCAGCCCGGGAGCTGCTCTTTCCCTCTGTCACTGCAGATCTCCCGGGGGCCCATTGCTGCACCTCCTCTTAACGAATCCTCCACCGCAAAGCCAGGGGAGTTCCCCGCCAATGTGTCCTTCATCAAG GCCAATTATGTGCTGCAGAACGACAACCTGCTCGTGACCCAGCGGCCCGAGTACGACGTGATCCTGTGTCTGAGCGTCACCAAATGGGTTCACCTGAACTGGGGGGACAGCGGCCTCAAGCGCCTCTTCAAGAGAGTCTACCGACATCTTCATCCCGGAGGCCTCTTCATCCTCGAGCCGCAGCCCTGGCAATCCTACATCAAGAGGAAGAAGCTGACG GATACCATAAACAGAAATTTTCACAGCATTCGCCTCAAGCCCGATCAGTTTTCCTCCTATCTCACTAATGAAGTGGGCTTCACCAGTTGCGAGTTCCTCGGAACGCCGAAAAGTTTAAGCAGAG GTTTTCAGAGGCCAATCTACTTGTTTCACAAATGA